From one Pempheris klunzingeri isolate RE-2024b chromosome 5, fPemKlu1.hap1, whole genome shotgun sequence genomic stretch:
- the cers3b gene encoding ceramide synthase 2 produces the protein MLQTVSEWLWWERLWLPEKVSWSDLEDSEGRVYAKASHLYAALPCALCLLLVRYLFESYLATPLADVWGIRDRVRLKAEPNLILENYFCSQAQVPSQDDVRSLCKKTSWPERRVQVWFRRRRNQERAGLRKRFCEASWRCVFYFFAFVCGVLALHDKPWLYNLKEVWAGFPKQSMLSSQYWYYLLEMGFYLSLLLSLTFDVKRKDFKEQVIHHIATLTLLSFSWISNYIRIGTLVMAVHDSADVLLEGAKVFNYTKWHQTANAMFVVFTVLFVVTRLVIFPFWLIHCTWVYPLEEFAPFFGYYFFNVMLLVLQMLHFYWAFLISRMFYKLVFSKLEGDDRSDEEEDDSDSLKERSHKLNHLNGSVARGRANGH, from the exons ATGTTGCAGACAGTCAGTGAGTGGCTGTGGTGGGAGCGTCTGTGGCTGCCAGAAAAAGTCTCCTGGTCTGACCTGGAGGACAGCGAAGGTCGTGTCTATGCTAAAGCCTCTCACCTTTACGCTGCTCTACCCTGTGCTCTCTGCTTGCTCCTAGTCAGATACCTGTTTGAGAG CTACCTGGCCACACCACTGGCTGATGTTTGGGGAATCAGAGACAGGGTACGTCTCAAAGCAGAGCCAAACCTCATCCTGGAAAACTACTTCTGCAGCCAAGCACAGGTTCCATCACAG GATGATGTGAGGTCTCTGTGTAAGAAGACCAGTTGGCCAGAGAGGAGAGTTCAAGTCTggttcaggaggaggaggaaccagGAGCGTGCAGGGCTACGCAAGAGGTTCTGTGAGGCCAG TTGgagatgtgtgttttatttctttgcatttgtCTGTGGAGTCCTTGCTCTCCACGAC AAACCTTGGCTTTATAATCTCAAGGAGGTTTGGGCTGGATTCCCTAAACAA TCCATGCTGTCATCTCAGTACTGGTATTATCTCTTGGAAATGGGCTTCTACctttctctgctcctcagccTCACATTTGATGTGAAACGAAAG gACTTCAAAGAGCAGGTGATTCATCATATTGCCACACTGACTCTCCTTAGTTTCTCCTGGATTTCAAACTACATCCGTATTGGGACGCTTGTGATGGCAGTTCATGACTCTGCTGACGTGCTGCTTGAG GGTGCAAAGGTGTTCAACTATACTAAGTGGCACCAGACTGCTAACGCCATGTTTGTGGTCTTTACCGTTCTCTTTGTGGTGACAAGACttgtcatttttccattttg GCTGATCCACTGTACATGGGTATACCCACTGGAAGAGTTTGCTCCCTTCTTTGGCTACTACTTCTTCAACGTGATGTTGCTGGTTCTGCAGATGCTCCACTTTTACTGGGCTTTCCTCATATCACGGATGTTTTACAAGCTCGTCTTCAGCAAG TTGGAAGGTGACGACAGgagtgatgaagaagaggatgacAGTGACTCACTGAAGGAAAGAAGCCACAAACTGAATCACTTAAATGGCTCTGTAGCCAGAGGCCGAGCCAATggccactga